The following proteins are encoded in a genomic region of Molothrus aeneus isolate 106 chromosome 12, BPBGC_Maene_1.0, whole genome shotgun sequence:
- the DNAJB8 gene encoding dnaJ homolog subfamily B member 8, with protein MVDYYRVLGLQKNASQDAIKKSYHKLALKWHPDKNPKNKEEAEKKFKEIVEAYETLSDPQKRLFYDKSIEESRASRERASACYNSFDSHHGFPHQDQFFEDTYPFTCIFLNPFDIGFNGENWQSSSGRGGRPREPFVQRNSFCSSGHPTSFFAENTTGPYGLRTVITTTEVINGKTITTRKIFEDGQETKEVEEDGQLKSLIINGKDYLNS; from the coding sequence ATGGTAGATTACTACAGGGTCCTTGGACTGCAAAAAAATGCCTCACAGGATGCTATTAAGAAATCCTACCACAAACTGGCACTAAAATGGCATCCTGACAAGAATCCCAAAAACAAGGAGGAAGCTGAgaagaaattcaaagaaattGTTGAAGCATATGAGACTTTGTCCGACCCTCAGAAGCGATTATTCTATGACAAATCTattgaggagagcagagccagcagagagcGAGCTTCGGCGTGTTATAACAGCTTTGATTCTCATCATGGATTCCCCCATCAAGACCAGTTCTTTGAAGACACGTATCCATTTACATGTATTTTCTTGAACCCTTTTGACATTGGATTCAATGGTGAGaactggcagagcagcagtggaagaggaggaaggccCAGAGAGCCGTTTGTGCAACGGAATTCATTCTGTTCCAGCGGGCACCCCACCTCCTTCTTTGCTGAAAACACAACCGGGCCGTATGGTCTCAGAACAGTGATAACCACTACTGAAGTGATCAATGGCAAGACTATCACCACCCGGAAAATCTTTGAGGATGGGCAGGAGACAAAGGAAGTGGAAGAGGATGGCCAGCTGAAGTCTCTAATAATCAATGGGAAAGACTACCTGAATTCTTAA